The following proteins are encoded in a genomic region of Oncorhynchus keta strain PuntledgeMale-10-30-2019 chromosome 8, Oket_V2, whole genome shotgun sequence:
- the LOC118387112 gene encoding cell growth regulator with RING finger domain protein 1-like, which translates to MRMRLCAQDTVVTEVPAMEDTNVFFIHGFDHKSVYLSLARLKMAAVFLVMLYEYSPLFYISVISLCFVVTAAMVLGWFGFDVPVILRSSDETESVLPVPEKRMVQVTNPFALEMGTSGVASVTGGVSLRPCCLEPCVLSCYWGCGVHALQGALQTHQHGLSRLSTPQQFQEALHFQYHHCQSFHISGENREEHYSEMPAELRITDFGHLPRERYPLVALLTLAEPEARDTYNIAASVTVVHVPDDKYSLSARILFHYLLTAQGNMYELKSLFMSAESMGLSGATDPAPSTEIPPERQEREHGEEEKTPGMEDEEWSQEGKAKDCVVCQNAPVNRVLLPCRHACVCDGCVHHFQHCPICRAFVLESFALFHNSPMGEEE; encoded by the exons ATGCGCATGAGGTTATGTGCACAGGACACCGTAGTGACGGAAGTGCCTGCTATGGAGGATACGAATGTATTTTTTATCCACGGGTTTGATCATAAATCGGTTTATTTATCGTTAGCCAGATTAAAAATGGCAGCCGTGTTTCTAGTTATGTTGTATGAATATTCTCCTTTATTTTACATTAGTGTCATATCCTTATGTTTCGTTGTTACCGCCGCCATGGTCCTCGGCTG GTTTGGTTTCGATGTCCCAGTGATTCTTCGTAGCTCTGATGAGACTGAGTCAGTCTTGCCTGTCCCAGAGAAGAGGATGGTTCAGGTGACCAACCCCTTTGCCCTGGAGATGGGGACCTCTGGGGTGGCATCTGTGACTG GGGGTGTGTCCCTGCGTCCATGCTGCCTGGAGCCCTGTGTGCTGAGCTGTTACTGGGGTTGTGGTGTCCATGCCCTCCAGGGGGCGCTACAGACCCACCAACATGGCCTCAGTAGGCTCAGCACACCACAACAGTTCCAGGAAGCCCTGCACTTCCAGTACCACCACTGCCAAAGTTTCCA TATCagtggagagaacagagaggagcactACAGCGAGATGCCAGCTGAACTGAGGATCACCGATTTTGGTCATTTGCCACGGGAACGTTATCCCCTGGTGGCTCTCCTCACACTGGCTGAGCCTGAAGCCAGGGACACATACAACATT GCCGCCAGTGTCACCGTAGTCCATGTTCCAGATGACAAATACAGCCTGTCGGCACGGATCCTGTTTCATTACCTCCTCACGGCACAAGGGAACATGTATGAGTTAAAG TCACTCTTTATGTCAGCTGAGAGCATGGGGTTGTCAGGGGCGACTGACCCCGCCCCTAGCACAGAGATACCACCAGAACGACAGGAAAGAGAgcatggagaggaagagaagacacCAGGAATGGAAGATGAAGAGTGGTCACAGGAGGGAAAAGCCAAAGACTGTGTTGTGTGTCAAAATGCACCTGTTAACCGTGTTCTGCTACCCTGCAGGCACGCCTGTGTGTGTGACGGCTGtgtccatcacttccaacactgCCCCATTTGCAGAGCTTTCGTATTGGAGTCGTTTGCCCTGTTCCACAATTCCCCTATGGGGGAGGAAGAATGA
- the LOC118387110 gene encoding 26S proteasome regulatory subunit 10B-like, whose amino-acid sequence MADTREKGLQDYRKRLLEHKEIDGRLKELREQLKEQTKQYEKSENDLKALQSVGQIVGEVLKQLTEEKFIVKATNGPRYVVGCRRQLDKSQLKPGTRVALDMTTLTIMRYLPREVDPLVYNMSHEDPGSISYSEIGGLAEQIRELREVIELPLTNPELFLRVGIIPPKGCLLYGPPGTGKTLLARAVASQMDCNFLKVVSSSIVDKYIGESARLIREMFNYARDHQPCIIFMDEIDAIGGRRFSEGTSADREIQRTLMELLNQMDGFDTLHRVKMIMATNRPDTLDPALLRPGRLDRKIHVELPNEQARLDILKIHSGPITKHGEIDYEAIVKLSDGFNGADLRNVCTEAGMFAIRTDHEYVTQEDFMKAVRKVADSKKLESKLDYKPI is encoded by the exons ATGGCTGACACCAGAGAAAAGGGACTTCAAGATTACAGAAAAAGATTACTTGAACATAAAGAGATTGATGGACGTTTAAAAGAGT TGAGGGAACAGCTCAAGGAACAGACAAAACAATATGAAAAATCTGAAAATGACCTGAAGGCCTTACAAAGTGTTGGTCAG ATTGTCGGTGAAGTGCTCaaacagctgacagaggagaaat TCATTGTCAAGGCAACCAATGGCCCTCGCTATGTTGTTGGCTGCCGCAGACAA CTGGATAAATCGCAGCTCAAACCAGGCACAAGAGTGGCCCTGGACATGACCACCCTCACCATTATGAG ATATCTGCCCAGAGAGGTGGACCCCTTGGTGTACAACATGTCCCATGAAGACCCAGGCAGCATCTCTTACTCAGAGATCGGGGGCTTGGCCGAGCAGATCCGTGAACTGAGAGAG GTGATTGAGCTGCCCCTGACCAACCCTGAGCTATTCCTGAGGGTGGGGATTATCCCTCCAAAGGGCTGCCTGCTCTACGGACCTCCAG GCACCGGAAAGACTCTTCTGGCCAGAGCGGTGGCCAGTCAGATGGACTGTAACTTCCTCAAG GTTGTGTCCAGCTCCATTGTGGATAAGTACATTGGAGAGAGCGCCAGGCTCATCAGGGAGATGTTCAACTATGCCAGGGACCACCAGCCCTGCATCATCTTTATGGATGAGATAGACGCCATCG GTGGCCGAAGGTTCTCAGAGGGCACGTCAGCTGACAGAGAGATCCAGAGGACTCTGATGGAG CTGCTGAACCAAATGGACGGCTTTGACACCCTGCACAGAGTCAAGATGATCATGGCCACCAACCGGCCTGACACCCTGGACCCCGCGCTGCTGCGTCCCGGCAGACTGGACCGAAAGATCC ATGTTGAGCTGCCCAATGAACAGGCCCGTTTGGACATCCTGAAGATCCACTCCGGCCCCATCACCAAACACGGAGAGATAG ATTACGAAGCGATCGTGAAGCTTTCGGATGGCTTCAACGGAGCCGATTTGAGAAATGTCTGCACTGAAGCAG GTATGTTTGCGATCCGTACCGATCACGAGTACGTCACTCAAGAGGATTTCATGAAGGCGGTTCGCAAGGTGGCTGATTCGAAGAAGCTTGAATCCAAGCTGGACTACAAGCCCATATAA